The sequence below is a genomic window from bacterium.
TCGCACAGGGTGTAGACGCTGGCCGCGATGTGGTCGAGGTCCGCGTAGGCGATCTCGGTGCACTCGTCGGAGATGACGTCGGCCATCTCGAATCCCTGCCGGGCGGCGACGGCCATGACCAGGGCCAGCGGCACCAGCGACAGGAGGATGCCCGGCACGAGCAGGCGGGCTTTCAGGGAATTGAGGCGAGACATGCACTCGTCCTTTGTTGCCGCCGCATGTTCCGGAATCCGGAATGCACAGCGAAGCCTACAGACGTTCCTTACGACCCCAACGCGATCTCCCCTGCCATCTGGTACGTGTTATCCGCATTTCGTGAAGGAACTTGACAGAAAACCCCACGGATCCGGTCAAAGATCGAGTTCCGCGGACGGGTCGAGGTGATCGGAGCGGTGCCAACCTCTTGAAATGAAAGACCTTGTTCGGTATACGGGATGTTAGAAGGGCGGGGCTCGGAAGAAGGGGGCGGCGAGGGCGGTTGCTCCGGCGAACCCCCCGGAGCAGCCCCGCCCCGGGGCGATCCGAGTCACCAGTAGCGGCGGCCGCCGCTCTCTATCCAGCCGTCGATGTGCCGCCCCCCGGGATCCCGGTGCGTCCAATGGATGACCCCGCCCTGCTCGTTCCACTCGTACTCGCCGTGCACGCGCACCCCGTCTCCCTCGGCCAGGGGCACCCTCTCGGCCAGGTCGATGTTGTGGGCGACGAGCACCGTGTGGCCGTCGGACAGGGCCAGGATGAAGCGCTGGTGCCGCGAGCCCTCGTCGTCGTCGCGAAGCACGCGCCGCACGCGGCCGGCCACCTCGACCTGCAGGTCCGAGCGCCGGTCGGCGAAGGCCCGGGCCACGCGGGCGGCGCCGTCGTCGGCCGCCGGTTTCGCGGGGGCCGACGCCTGGTCGGCGACCGGCCCGCGGGACGCCGGTGCGCCGCCGCCCCCCCACTCCTGCCAGGCGAGCACGGCCAGGGCGATGGCCACACCCGCGAGCAGGCGCAGCAGGCGGCGCGAAGGACCGGGGCTCACACCCGCGCCTCCGGGGTCACGGCGAAGGCCGGGGTGGCCACGCCGTCGGCCCCGACCCACCACGGGGTCCAGGCCAGACCGACCGTCTCGACGGCGATGTCGGTCTTGCGCGCCCGCACGGGCAGCTCGTCGAGGGCGAAGCGCGCCACGTCGGGCGCGGGCAGCCCGGCGAGCTGGTCGCGGAACTCGACGTCCATGGCCTCGAGCTCCGCCTGGGCCGCTGCGAGGGCCGCGCGCGCCCGATCGACGTCGGCCTTCTCCTTGCCTATGCGCCCCATGCTGCGCGCCGTGCTGCCGGCCCGCTGCACGGTGCCGGCGCTGGCCAGCTTGCGGCCGAACAGGGCGCCCAGCACCGTGGCGCCGAGATTCACGGCCGTGGCCATCTTCTTGTCGTTCACCTGGGACTGCTCGGTGGCGACCTTCGCCTCGGCGCGCCGGATCTTCTCCTCCAGCCGCTTCAGCTTCGGGACGTAGCGCGCCCGCAGCTTCTCGGCCGCCAGGTCGCGGTCCTCGCGGGAAAGCTCGCCCAGGCGCGCCCGGAAACGCCCCTCGTCCTCGCCGGGTTCGGCGACGGCCTTGGGGTCGCTGCAGGTCCACAGCAGGAGCGGCCGCTCCCGGTACAGGTGGCTCTTGAGCATGCCGGACCACCGCTCGCGGGTCTTGGCC
It includes:
- a CDS encoding DUF3465 domain-containing protein, with amino-acid sequence MAIALAVLAWQEWGGGGAPASRGPVADQASAPAKPAADDGAARVARAFADRRSDLQVEVAGRVRRVLRDDDEGSRHQRFILALSDGHTVLVAHNIDLAERVPLAEGDGVRVHGEYEWNEQGGVIHWTHRDPGGRHIDGWIESGGRRYW